The following coding sequences are from one Bos indicus x Bos taurus breed Angus x Brahman F1 hybrid chromosome 5, Bos_hybrid_MaternalHap_v2.0, whole genome shotgun sequence window:
- the IKBIP gene encoding inhibitor of nuclear factor kappa-B kinase-interacting protein isoform X1, with product MSEVKSRKKSGTKGAPAEPGKRNEGGKSPEARGGGGRGWADPRTGVSLLSLGTCLGLAWFVFQQSEKFAKVENQYQLLKMETSEFQGLQSKISLISEKLASTESILQEATSSMSLVTQFEQEVATLQRIMHDIQTSEEMLTQKMKSLNEKFQNVTDFWKRSLEEMNVNTDVFKSESKHIHSQVTVQINSAEQEIKLLTERLKDLEDSTVRNIRTIQRQEEEDLLRVEEQLGSDTKAVEKLEEEQHALFARDEDLTNKLSSYEPKVEECKTHLPTIESAVRSVLRVSQDLIGTEKKMEDLTLQMFNMEDDMLKAVSEIMEMQKTLEGIQYDNSILKMQNDLDVLKGKVHDFIVYSSTREKGTPEEYNLENKEIDSDF from the exons ATGTCCGAGGTGAAAAGCCGGAAGAAGTCGGGGACGAAGGGAGCCCCGGCGGAGCCTGGGAAGCGGAACGAGGGCGGGAAGAGTCCCGAAGCTCGGGGTGGtggaggcaggggctgggccGACCCCCGGACCGGCGTGAGCCTGCTGTCGCTGGGGACGTGCCTGGGCCTGGCCTG GTTTGTATTTCAGCAGTCAGAAAAGTTTGCAAAGGTGGAAAACCAATACCAGTTACTGAAGATGGAAACCAGTGAATTCCAAGGGCTTCAAAGTAAAATCAGTTTAATTTCAGAAAAG CTTGCCTCTACTGAAAGTATCCTGCAGGAAGCTACATCCTCCATGTCTTTGGTGACCCAGTTTGAGCAGGAAGTAGCCACCCTCCAAAGAATCATGCATGACATTCAAACCAGTGAAGAGATGCTCACCCAAAAGATGAAAAGCCTTAATGAGAAATTCCAGAATGTTACAGATTTCTGGAAGAGAAGCCTAGAAGAAATGAATGTTAATACAGACGTTTTCAAATCAGAATCAAAACATATACATTCTCAAGTCACTGTCCAAATTAACTCAGCTGAACAGGAAATAAAATTGCTCACTGAAAGGCTAAAAGATTTGGAAGATAGCACAGTAAGAAATATTAGAACTATACAGAGACAAGAAGAAGAGGATCTTCTGCGAGTAGAGGAGCAGCTTGGCTCTGACACAAAAGCGGTGGAGAAGTTAGAGGAGGAGCAGCATGCTCTCTTTGCCAGAGATGAAGACCTAACTAACAAACTCTCCAGCTACGAACCTAAAGTTGAAGAATGCAAGACACATTTGCCGACAATTGAAAGTGCTGTTCGCTCTGTTCTGAGAGTCTCTCAGGATCTGATcgggacagaaaagaaaatggaagaccTGACCCTTCAGATGTTTAACATGGAAGATGATATGCTGAAAGCAGTATCTGAAATCATGGAGATGCAGAAGACCCTAGAAGGAATTCAGTATGACAATAGCATATTAAAGATGCAGAATGACCTGGATGTTCTCAAAGGAAAAGTTCACGATTTTATAGTATATTCAAGCACAAGAGAAAAGGGGACTCCAGAAGAATATaatctagaaaataaagaaatcgATAGTGATTTCTAA